In Gossypium arboreum isolate Shixiya-1 chromosome 5, ASM2569848v2, whole genome shotgun sequence, a single genomic region encodes these proteins:
- the LOC108453082 gene encoding protein HIRA isoform X2, whose product MSNGICTAVLRGHSSLVKGVAWDPIGSFIASQSDDKTVIIWRTSDWSLAHKTEGHWAKSLGSTFFRRLGWSPCGHFITTTHGYQKPRHSAPVLERGEWAATFDFLGHNAPIIVVKFNHSMFRRNFANSQEVKATTVGWANGAAAKIGGKESQPYNVIAIGSQDRTITVWTTASPRPLFVAKHFFGQSVVDLSWSPDGYSLFACSLDGTVATFHFEAKELGHRLSDAELDELKRSRYGDVRGRQSNLAESPAQLLLEAASAKQTTSKKVALDVQQSQIPAKPPVELGLANKSSEPQNNDGKKSGLAASDGLNKAMSSARISSPVKQREYRRADGRKRIIPEVVGVPIQQKNISSNAQSPALDFPIRSSDHRKNDNGAVPSDVGLREASVRGTVGRSSDLKERSGVTARATVTDSLVIEKVPVSAAQDHSINVEKSGSMRPSSSTASSSTSLSISVFDKKEGEDMTPVCLEACLREHAMNDIAGVGHACMMKETEIICTKGSQTLWSDRISGKVSVLAGNANFWAVGCEDGCLQVYTKCGRRALPTMMMGSAATFIDCDESWKLLLVTKKGSLYLWDLFNRNCLLHDSLASLVSLDLSSSAKGIIKVISVKLSKSGFPLVVLATRHAFLFDMSLMCWLRVADDCFPASNFASSWSLGSIHTGELAALQVDVRKYLARKPGWTRVTDDGVQTRAHLEAQLASSLALKSPNEYRQGLLSYIRFLAREADESRLREVCESFLGPPTGMASDSKIPAWDPYVLGMRKHKLLREDILPAMASNRKVQRLLNEFMDLLSEYESIENNLDQKSPSPPTTSHPVIDPMYSTPSAAAQTDSPVLATDKKENPSLGPDKMHSAPSITDRVNTGALLTDPREPKHQ is encoded by the exons ATGAGCAATGGCATCTGTACAGCGGTGCTGAGGGGTCATTCCAGTCTCGTTAAAGGAGTTGCCTGGGATCCCATTGGGTCCTTCATAGCAAGTCAGTCTGATGACAAGACGGTCATAATATGGCGCACGAGTGACTGGAGTCTTGCTCATAAAACAGAGGGCCACTGGGCGAAATCG TTGGGATCAACATTTTTCAGGCGGCTTGGATGGTCACCTTGTGGTCATTTCATAACTACCACTCATGGTTACCAAAAGCCAAGGCATTCTGCACCCGTTCTAGAGAGAGGAGAATGGGCTGCCACATTTGACTTCTTAGGCCACAATGCCCCAATTATTGTAGTGAAGTTTAATCACTCAATGTTCAGAAGGAATTTTGCCAATTCACAGGAAGTGAAAGCTACAACTGTTGGCTGGGCAAATGGAGCTGCTGCTAAGATCGGGGGTAAAGAATCACAGCCATATAATGTTATTGCTATTGGAAGTCAGGACCGCACTATAACCGTGTGGACAACTGCAAGTCCTCGACCTCTCTTTGTAGCCAAGCATTTCTTTGGTCAAAGTGTTGTGGATTTATCCTG GAGCCCTGATGGCTATTCTCTCTTTGCCTGCTCATTGGATGGAACTGTGGCTACTTTTCATTTTGAAGCTAAAGAACTTGGCCATAGGCTTAGTGATGCTGAACTTGATGAGTTAAAGAGAAGTCGTTATGGTGACGTTAGAGGCCGACAGTCAAATTTGGCAGAGAGCCCAGCACAGTTATTGCTTGAAGCTGCTTCAGCAAAGCAAACTACTAGCAAAAAAGTAGCTTTGGATGTTCAGCAGAGTCAGATACCTGCAAAACCTCCTGTTGAGTTGGGGCTCGCAAACAAAAGTTCCGAGCCTCAGAATAATGATGGGAAGAAAAGTGGGCTTGCTGCTAGTGATGGATTAAATAAAGCAATGAGTTCTGCACGGATTTCTAGTCCTGTGAAACAAAGAGAATACAGACGTGCTGATGGCAGAAAGAGGATCATTCCTGAAGTAGTTGGTGTCCCTATTCAGCAGAAAAATATTAGCAGCAATGCTCAATCTCCTGCACTAGACTTCCCTATCAGATCTTCTGATCACAGAAAAAATGATAATGGTGCAGTTCCTTCTGATGTTGGTTTGAGAGAAGCTTCTGTCAGGGGTACCGTTGGTAGGAGCTCTGACTTAAAGGAGCGCTCAGGGGTCACTGCCAGGGCTACTGTTACTGACAGCCTGGTTATTGAGAAAGTTCCAGTCTCTGCTGCTCAAGATCATAGCATCAATGTAGAAAAGTCTGGAAGCATGAGACCTTCAAGTTCCACTGCTTCCTCTTCCACATCTCTTTCAATTAGTGTTTTTGATAAGAAAGAAGGCGAGGACATGACTCCAGTTTGCTTGGAAGCTTGTCTAAGGGAACATGCCATGAATGACATTGCTGGTGTTGGACATGCATGTATGATGAAAGAAACAGAAATTATTTGCACAAAAGGGTCTCAAACTCTTTGGTCTGATCGTATCTCTGGAAAAGTTTCTGTTTTAGCTGGAAATGCAAACTTCTGGGCTGTGGGATGTGAAGATGGGTGCCTACAG GTTTATACAAAGTGTGGAAGACGCGCATTACCTACCATGATGATGGGATCTGCAGCAACATTTATTGATTGTGATGAGAGCTGGAAATTGTTATTGGTCACAAAGAAAGGATCTTTGTATTTATGGGATCTCTTCAATAGGAACTGTCTCCTTCATGATTCATTGGCATCTCTAGTCAGTTTGGACCTTAGCTCATCTGCAAAAG GCATAATCAAGGTTATATCTGTGAAGTTATCAAAATCTGGTTTTCCTCTCGTTGTCTTGGCTACTCGGCATGCGTTTCTCTTTGACATGAGTCTCATGTGTTGGCTGAGGGTTGCAGATGACTGCTTCCCAGCATCAAATTTTGCTAGTTCTTGGAGTTTGGGTTCAATTCATACTGGTGAGCTGGCCGCCTTGCAAGTGGATGTACGGAAATATTTAGCCCGAAAGCCAGGCTGGACCAG AGTAACTGATGATGGAGTGCAGACACGTGCTCATTTAGAAGCTCAGCTGGCATCATCTTTGGCTTTGAAATCCCCCAATGAATATCGCCAGGGCCTTCTTTCCTACATACGCTTCCTAGCAAG AGAAGCAGATGAGTCTCGTTTGCGAGAAGTCTGTGAAAGTTTTCTCGGGCCACCAACTGGGATGGCTTCAGATTCCAAGATTCCTGCTTGGGATCCCTATGTACTT GGAATGAGAAAGCACAAACTTTTAAGAGAAGACATTCTTCCTGCAATGGCATCCAATAGAAAAGTTCAGCGTTTACTCAATGAGTTCATGGATCtactctcagaatatgaaagcaTTGAAAACAATCTAGACCAAAAATCACCATCTCCACCAACTACATCACATCCCGTTATAGATCCGATGTACTCTACCCCGTCTGCAGCAGCTCAAACAGATTCTCCCGTTTTGGCAACAGATAAGAAGGAAAACCCATCCCTTGGTCCAGATAAAATGCATTCTGCTCCATCTATAACAGATCGAGTAAACACGGGCGCCCTATTGACCGATCCAAGAGAACCGAAACACCAATAG
- the LOC108452299 gene encoding cytochrome P450 94C1-like — MVSGLYSWFSSMFTAFCFMFFSFILLLSLFSVVIFVLRLKLGCKCEICHAYLTSSWTEEFDNLCDWFTHLLEKSATGTIHIHVLGNTITANPENVEHILKTRFENYPKGKPFAAILGDLLGKGIFNVDGDSWKFQRKMASLELGSISVRRHGFDIVSSEIQSRLLPLLSSVSGKQQVLDLQDVFRRFSFDNICKFSFGLDPGCLELSLPVSEFAEAFDLASRLSAQRGLASSPLIWKFKRLLNLGTEKQLKQAIKMVNELAQKMINQRREKGFSDRNDLLSRFMGTINDDKYLRDIVVSFLLAGRDTVASGLTSFFWLLSQHPEVESAIREELERVVRSSDGRQQIASYDQMRDMHYLHAALCESLRLFPPIQFDSKFALEDDILPDCTFVRKGTRVTYHPYAMGRMERVWGPDCLEYKPGRWLKDGRYVPENPFKYSVFQAGQRVCLGKEMALVEMKCVVLAIISRFNIRVPNQKQTPRFAPGLTANVRGGLPVLVQEKAIVS, encoded by the coding sequence atggtttcagGACTTTACTCGTGGTTTTCCTCCATGTTCACTGCTTTCTGCTTCATGTTCTTCTCTTTTATACTCTTGTTGTCTTTGTTTTCGGTGGTGATCTTTGTTTTGAGGTTGAAGCTTGGGTGTAAGTGCGAAATCTGTCACGCTTATCTCACTTCAAGCTGGACCGAAGAATTCGATAATCTTTGTGATTGGTTCACTCACCTTCTTGAAAAATCTGCAACCGGGACCATCCATATCCATGTTCTCGGCAACACCATCACTGCCAACCCTGAAAACGTCGAGCACATCCTCAAAACAAGATTTGAAAACTACCCGAAAGGGAAGCCTTTCGCTGCTATCCTCGGTGATCTTCTGGGTAAAGGTATTTTCAACGTCGATGGTGATTCATGGAAGTTTCAAAGGAAAATGGCCAGCCTTGAGCTTGGCAGCATTTCCGTAAGAAGGCACGGGTTTGATATCGTCAGCTCAGAGATTCAATCCAGGCTTCTCCCTCTTTTATCATCGGTTTCTGGTAAACAACAAGTTTTAGATTTACAAGACGTGTTTCGAAGATTTTCATTCGATAATATCTGCAAATTCTCCTTCGGGTTAGACCCTGGTTGCCTCGAGTTATCATTGCCCGTTTCGGAGTTCGCTGAAGCTTTCGATTTAGCGTCTAGATTATCGGCACAAAGAGGGCTGGCATCGTCGCCTTTGATATGGAAATTCAAAAGGTTACTGAACTTGGGCACGGAAAAACAACTTAAACAAGCCATTAAAATGGTGAATGAGTTGGCTCAAAAGATGATTAACCAAAGACGCGAAAAGGGTTTTTCAGACCGTAATGATCTTTTGTCGAGATTTATGGGAACAATCAATGACGACAAGTATCTAAGGGACATTGTCGTAAGTTTCCTCTTGGCTGGTCGGGACACAGTGGCCTCGGGTTTAACGAGCTTCTTCTGGTTATTATCTCAACATCCAGAAGTGGAGTCAGCCATTCGAGAGGAGCTCGAAAGGGTCGTGAGATCGAGCGATGGTCGACAACAAATTGCAAGTTACGATCAAATGCGAGACATGCACTATTTACATGCAGCATTGTGTGAAAGCTTGAGATTGTTTCCACCAATCCAATTCGACTCAAAGTTTGCTCTTGAAGACGACATTTTGCCTGACTGTACCTTCGTGAGGAAAGGGACAAGGGTGACCTACCATCCATATGCAATGGGTCGGATGGAGCGGGTTTGGGGCCCGGATTGTCTTGAATACAAACCGGGTCGATGGTTGAAAGACGGTAGATATGTTCCTGAAAACCCGTTCAAGTACTCAGTTTTTCAAGCCGGGCAGAGGGTTTGTTTGGGGAAGGAAATGGCTTTGGTGGAGATGAAATGCGTGGTTCTAGCCATTATCAGTCGTTTCAACATTCGGGTTCCCAATCAGAAACAAACACCAAGGTTTGCCCCTGGTCTCACCGCCAACGTCAGAGGTGGCCTGCCAGTTCTAGTCCAAGAAAAGGCCATAGTTTCATAA